One segment of Pandoraea pnomenusa DNA contains the following:
- a CDS encoding ABC transporter permease, with the protein MSTVAPSAGVSMTPAPRFDGRGWLVAPALVCLVAMFVYPFAYGLFLSFQPMDGGGVFANYLKFFSEPTLWPTVLITLKLAVPATLINVGASVPAAFALRKSTRASKFVTMLLVVPVTLGTVLIADGMLTYYGPNGWFPQALHALGLYHDEVRLTHNYWGVLISLVISGFPFAFLLILSYVTGIDPTLARAAGTLGAGPWQQFRLIYLPLLVPGLTMAACLSFVQAFSVFPSAVLLGVPAGATRVVSIAAYEAAFESYDYSLASCVAIVMGFVQLLIVAGMLGARRAFYSGPTTGGKG; encoded by the coding sequence ATGAGTACCGTGGCACCCTCTGCCGGCGTCTCGATGACGCCGGCCCCACGCTTCGACGGCCGTGGCTGGCTGGTCGCGCCCGCGCTCGTATGCCTGGTGGCGATGTTCGTGTACCCGTTCGCCTACGGCCTGTTCCTGTCGTTCCAGCCGATGGACGGCGGTGGCGTGTTTGCGAACTATCTGAAGTTCTTCAGCGAACCGACGCTGTGGCCGACGGTGCTCATCACGCTCAAGCTCGCGGTGCCCGCGACGCTGATCAACGTGGGGGCGTCGGTGCCGGCGGCCTTCGCGCTTCGCAAGAGCACGCGGGCGTCGAAGTTCGTGACGATGTTGCTGGTGGTGCCGGTCACGCTCGGCACCGTGCTCATCGCCGACGGCATGCTGACTTACTACGGGCCCAATGGCTGGTTCCCGCAGGCGTTGCACGCCCTGGGCTTGTATCACGACGAGGTTCGTCTCACGCACAACTACTGGGGCGTGCTGATCTCGCTGGTGATTTCGGGATTTCCGTTTGCATTCCTGCTGATCCTGTCGTACGTGACGGGCATCGACCCCACGCTTGCGCGCGCGGCCGGCACGCTCGGCGCCGGACCCTGGCAGCAGTTCCGCCTGATCTATCTGCCGTTGCTCGTGCCGGGGCTGACGATGGCGGCATGCCTGTCGTTCGTGCAGGCGTTTTCGGTGTTCCCGTCGGCCGTGCTGCTCGGGGTGCCCGCAGGCGCCACGCGCGTGGTGTCGATCGCAGCCTACGAGGCGGCGTTCGAAAGTTATGACTATTCGCTCGCGTCGTGCGTGGCAATCGTGATGGGCTTCGTGCAGTTGCTGATCGTGGCAGGCATGCTCGGCGCGCGCCGGGCGTTCTACAGCGGTCCGACCACGGGAGGCAAGGGATGA
- a CDS encoding ABC transporter permease yields the protein MRREGPGSRLWRMLVWGAMIFFLVNVGLMIATVTMNSLATRWFGTPLPEGFTLHWYAQAWRDFQLADVLWVTVEVVGAVVLLSIALGVPAAYALARAQFPGKKLAMLVFLLPLMVPPVTYGIPMATVLYKVGLGGTLTGVILANLVPSLPFVILVMTPFIEQIDPNLEAAARIFGANTFKYFRHVLLPLLVPGILAAGLLVLVRTIGMFELTFFTAGPDTQTLVVALYYAVFSTGVRAPQSIDAMAMIYMAITLLWVLIALQFVSPTQLVSRVKEAPKGE from the coding sequence ATGCGCCGCGAAGGGCCGGGATCGCGTCTGTGGCGCATGCTGGTGTGGGGCGCGATGATCTTCTTCCTGGTCAACGTGGGGCTGATGATCGCGACCGTGACGATGAACTCGCTCGCCACCCGTTGGTTCGGCACGCCGCTGCCCGAGGGTTTCACGCTGCATTGGTACGCGCAGGCGTGGCGGGACTTCCAGTTGGCGGACGTGCTGTGGGTGACCGTCGAGGTCGTGGGTGCCGTGGTGCTGTTGTCGATCGCACTGGGCGTGCCTGCGGCGTACGCGCTCGCGCGTGCGCAGTTCCCCGGCAAGAAGCTCGCGATGCTGGTCTTCCTGTTGCCGCTGATGGTCCCGCCGGTCACGTACGGCATCCCGATGGCAACGGTGCTCTACAAGGTCGGACTGGGTGGCACGCTGACCGGTGTGATCCTGGCGAACCTCGTGCCATCGCTGCCGTTCGTGATTCTCGTGATGACGCCGTTCATCGAGCAGATCGACCCGAATCTCGAAGCGGCGGCGCGCATCTTCGGCGCCAACACTTTCAAGTATTTCCGTCACGTGTTGTTGCCGTTGCTGGTGCCCGGCATTCTCGCGGCCGGACTGCTGGTGCTGGTGCGCACGATCGGCATGTTCGAACTAACGTTCTTTACCGCGGGGCCGGACACGCAGACGCTCGTGGTCGCGCTGTACTACGCGGTGTTCTCGACCGGGGTGCGTGCGCCACAGTCCATTGACGCAATGGCGATGATCTACATGGCCATCACGCTGCTGTGGGTGCTGATAGCGTTGCAGTTCGTAAGCCCGACGCAGCTCGTCAGCCGGGTCAAGGAGGCGCCCAAGGGCGAGTGA
- a CDS encoding RNA polymerase sigma factor — MTAQDLPSLLPDLLPRLWAFALRISGDRHDAEDLVQRACVHALERTHQWQPGTSALSWMYRIVHTTWINEIRARRVRSRGSLAWEDADVETVPDLHASTPEDLASYRQVFGAVDRLPEAQRLVMLLVAVEGMSYHEAALVLDVPVGTVMSRLSRARRAIGEQFRQSGEHGRHAPDAGASGSSRSSGPTFGAREEDA; from the coding sequence ATGACCGCCCAGGATTTGCCGAGCCTGCTACCGGATTTGCTGCCACGCCTCTGGGCGTTCGCGTTGCGCATTTCGGGCGACCGCCACGACGCGGAAGATCTCGTGCAACGCGCCTGCGTGCATGCCCTCGAGCGCACGCATCAATGGCAGCCGGGTACCTCGGCCCTGAGCTGGATGTATCGCATCGTGCACACCACGTGGATCAACGAGATCCGCGCACGCCGTGTGCGCTCGCGCGGCAGTCTCGCCTGGGAGGACGCCGACGTCGAGACCGTCCCCGATCTGCACGCCTCCACGCCCGAGGACCTCGCGAGCTATCGCCAGGTGTTCGGCGCTGTCGACAGGCTGCCTGAGGCGCAGCGGCTCGTGATGCTGCTCGTTGCCGTGGAAGGCATGTCTTACCACGAGGCGGCGCTGGTGCTCGACGTGCCCGTCGGCACCGTGATGAGCCGGCTCTCTCGCGCACGCCGCGCCATCGGCGAGCAATTCCGCCAATCCGGGGAACATGGCCGCCATGCCCCCGATGCCGGCGCTTCCGGCAGTTCCCGCAGTTCCGGCCCGACATTCGGTGCACGAGAGGAGGACGCGTGA
- a CDS encoding FadR/GntR family transcriptional regulator, whose protein sequence is MSSSLPARPRRKSRSLTEEVVSALSEQIRSGTFRPGDKLPTESAIMESLGVSRTVVREAISRLQAAQLVETRHGIGTFVLEAPRENALQVDTNSILTMLDVMAILELRISLETEAAGLAANRRTDTQLKLMRQALDDFEMHVRQRTGNAVTADVAFHLQVANATGNRYFHDILEQLGNTIIPRTRVNSAALADDDQVSYLNRVNREHEDIYNAIARRDPEAARAAMRTHLTNSRERLRRAQESAASPS, encoded by the coding sequence ATGTCCAGCTCGTTGCCCGCTCGCCCTCGCCGCAAGTCCCGCAGCCTCACCGAAGAGGTCGTGAGCGCCTTGTCCGAGCAGATTCGCAGCGGCACGTTCCGCCCGGGCGACAAGCTGCCGACCGAGTCGGCCATCATGGAAAGTCTGGGCGTGAGCCGCACCGTGGTACGCGAGGCCATCTCGCGACTGCAGGCAGCGCAGCTGGTCGAGACGCGTCACGGCATCGGCACCTTCGTGCTCGAGGCGCCGCGCGAGAACGCGCTTCAGGTCGATACCAACAGCATTCTCACCATGCTCGACGTGATGGCGATCCTGGAGCTGCGCATCTCGCTCGAGACGGAGGCCGCCGGGCTGGCCGCCAACCGTCGCACGGACACGCAACTCAAGCTGATGCGCCAGGCGCTCGACGACTTCGAAATGCATGTGCGCCAGCGCACGGGCAATGCCGTGACCGCCGACGTGGCATTTCACCTGCAAGTTGCCAACGCCACCGGCAACCGCTACTTCCACGACATTCTGGAGCAACTCGGCAACACGATCATTCCGCGCACGCGGGTGAATTCCGCCGCGCTGGCCGACGACGACCAGGTGTCGTACCTGAATCGCGTGAACCGCGAGCACGAAGACATCTACAACGCCATTGCGCGACGCGACCCGGAAGCGGCGCGCGCGGCAATGCGCACGCACCTCACAAACAGCCGCGAGCGTCTGCGTCGCGCTCAGGAATCCGCAGCCTCACCGAGTTGA
- a CDS encoding ABC transporter ATP-binding protein produces MKHNFQHLRLDSVARSFTNAEGQSVAALNGLDLTIERGEFIALLGPSGCGKSTALNCIAGLTPLTGGAIWLDDERIDVLPSEKRGFGMVFQNYALFPHMSVLDNVGFGLRMRGVPRAEIEARSREALQLVQLVGHERKLPGQLSGGQQQRVAIARAIVIEPPVVLMDEPLSNLDAKLRIEMRAEIRRIHGKLDRATIYVTHDQDEALSMADRIVVMKEGVVQQIGAPRDVYARPRNLHVARFMGYRNVLDVSITSAQGDHARVSCGDASFDGVLMEPPGTGGKVSVAIRPDDFERAPAANDNAFEAVVETVEYGGRDSLLRVASPFGQLYARLPGDYAVGERVPLCVPAERTLVYAGERA; encoded by the coding sequence ATGAAGCACAACTTTCAACATCTGCGTCTCGATAGCGTCGCGCGCAGTTTCACCAACGCCGAGGGGCAGTCCGTGGCTGCCCTGAACGGCCTGGACCTGACCATCGAGCGCGGCGAGTTCATCGCCTTGCTCGGGCCGTCGGGCTGCGGCAAGTCGACCGCGCTCAACTGCATTGCCGGATTGACGCCGCTCACGGGCGGCGCGATCTGGCTCGACGACGAGCGTATCGACGTGCTGCCCAGCGAGAAGCGCGGCTTCGGCATGGTCTTTCAGAACTACGCGCTGTTTCCGCACATGAGCGTGCTCGATAACGTCGGCTTCGGCCTGCGCATGCGCGGCGTGCCGCGCGCCGAGATCGAAGCGCGCTCGCGCGAAGCCTTGCAGCTCGTGCAGCTCGTCGGCCATGAGCGCAAGTTGCCCGGCCAGCTCTCGGGCGGACAGCAGCAGCGCGTGGCGATCGCCCGCGCCATCGTGATCGAGCCGCCGGTGGTGTTGATGGACGAGCCGCTCTCGAACCTTGACGCCAAGCTGCGCATCGAGATGCGTGCCGAGATCCGCCGCATTCACGGCAAGCTGGACCGGGCCACGATCTACGTCACGCACGATCAGGACGAAGCGCTGTCGATGGCCGATCGTATCGTGGTGATGAAGGAAGGCGTGGTCCAGCAGATCGGCGCGCCGCGCGATGTGTACGCGCGCCCGCGCAATCTGCATGTGGCGCGCTTCATGGGCTATCGCAACGTGCTCGACGTGTCGATCACCTCGGCACAGGGCGATCACGCGCGCGTGTCGTGCGGCGACGCGTCGTTCGACGGCGTGCTCATGGAACCGCCGGGCACCGGAGGCAAGGTCAGCGTGGCGATCCGTCCGGACGACTTCGAGCGCGCTCCGGCGGCCAACGACAACGCCTTCGAGGCGGTGGTCGAGACGGTCGAGTACGGCGGTCGCGATTCGCTGTTGCGCGTGGCGTCGCCGTTCGGCCAGCTCTATGCACGCCTGCCCGGCGACTACGCGGTCGGTGAGCGCGTACCGCTGTGCGTGCCGGCCGAACGCACGCTCGTCTACGCAGGGGAACGCGCATGA
- a CDS encoding porin, which translates to MRHSKRFAGLVWAGLAVGAMPAFAQSNVTLYGIVDDALTYSSNQNGSSNTYLRNGNLAGSRWGLRGTEDLGGGTKALFQLENGFDVNNGTMSSSGVMFNRQAFVGLKNDRVGTVTIGRQYSPYYLMVGTIGPTSYVTGATGAHPGDIDGLDTTIRINNSVTYTSPLLWGVTASVQYGFGGQAGAMSKGNTFSGALRYDGGPLSLAAGYLRLNNIGGGTTWNSASTGVPGTSAVNQGYVTADSLQHIAVAGIYTIGSVTLGATYSNVQYKPGAASLFHDTAIFNTAGVHASWTASPQWRLAAAYSYTAASKANGITDSATYHQISLAQVYSLSKRTSLYALEAWQHANGKSLAANATSIINAGPVVGDSQNSTPSATSSQFVGMLGVRVDF; encoded by the coding sequence GTGAGACATTCGAAACGGTTTGCCGGGCTGGTATGGGCCGGTCTCGCTGTCGGCGCCATGCCGGCATTCGCGCAGTCGAACGTGACGCTCTACGGGATCGTCGACGACGCATTGACGTACAGCAGCAACCAGAACGGCAGTTCCAACACGTATCTGCGCAACGGCAACCTCGCGGGCAGCCGCTGGGGCTTGCGTGGCACGGAAGATCTCGGCGGGGGCACCAAGGCGCTGTTCCAGCTGGAAAACGGGTTCGACGTCAATAACGGCACAATGAGTTCGTCGGGCGTGATGTTCAACCGCCAGGCGTTCGTCGGCCTGAAGAACGACCGGGTCGGCACGGTGACGATCGGCCGTCAGTACTCGCCGTACTACCTGATGGTCGGCACCATTGGCCCGACGTCTTACGTGACGGGCGCGACCGGTGCCCACCCGGGCGATATCGACGGCCTGGACACGACGATTCGCATCAACAACTCCGTCACGTACACCTCGCCGCTGCTCTGGGGGGTGACCGCGAGCGTGCAATACGGCTTCGGCGGACAGGCCGGCGCCATGAGCAAGGGCAACACATTCTCCGGCGCGCTGCGTTACGACGGCGGCCCCCTGTCGCTGGCGGCCGGGTACCTGCGCCTGAACAACATCGGTGGCGGCACCACGTGGAACAGCGCGTCGACAGGCGTGCCGGGCACGTCGGCCGTCAATCAGGGCTACGTCACCGCCGACTCGTTGCAGCACATCGCGGTGGCCGGCATCTATACGATCGGCAGCGTGACGCTGGGCGCCACCTACAGCAACGTGCAGTACAAGCCGGGCGCGGCGTCGCTCTTCCACGACACGGCGATCTTCAACACGGCGGGCGTGCATGCGTCGTGGACGGCGTCGCCGCAGTGGCGCCTGGCGGCGGCGTACAGCTACACGGCCGCGTCCAAGGCGAATGGCATCACCGATTCGGCGACCTATCACCAGATCTCGCTCGCACAGGTCTATTCGCTCTCGAAGCGCACGTCGCTGTACGCGCTCGAGGCGTGGCAACACGCGAACGGCAAGTCGCTCGCGGCAAACGCCACGAGCATCATCAACGCCGGCCCGGTGGTTGGCGATTCGCAGAACAGCACGCCGTCGGCCACGAGTTCGCAGTTCGTCGGCATGCTGGGGGTACGCGTCGATTTCTGA
- a CDS encoding extracellular solute-binding protein has product MAGTATAAPVALNIVDVAGNLALTQKGFEAFRDKYPDLVSRMTFTNAPAPQLPGKIKAMQAAGRADIDIVLTGTDALAAGIQQNLWQRLLPDYSAKLPGVLDKYPPNVRAMQDLSKGYGLTVTFMPAGPLVEYNPAKVTQPPKTPAELLAWCKANPGKLIYARPANSGPGRTFLMGLPYLLGDKDPHDPIKGWDKTWAFLKELDSCIPYYPGGTSAVMKELGEGSRDMTLTVTGWDINPRALGIVPASFRVQAFDKLTWVNDAHYMVVPKGVSKEKMEVILKLINFMLEPAQQALTYDDGYFYPGPAVKDVPLSAAPAKSQEVIAKYGRPEYAKLIADYPHAVPLDATAMVAAFQKWDAEIGALKSK; this is encoded by the coding sequence ATGGCGGGTACCGCGACCGCCGCGCCGGTCGCGCTGAACATCGTGGATGTGGCGGGCAACCTCGCGCTCACGCAAAAGGGCTTCGAGGCGTTCCGCGACAAGTATCCGGATCTCGTTTCCAGGATGACGTTTACCAATGCGCCCGCGCCGCAGTTGCCGGGCAAGATCAAGGCCATGCAGGCGGCCGGTCGCGCCGATATCGACATCGTGCTCACGGGCACCGATGCGCTGGCCGCGGGGATACAGCAGAACCTCTGGCAGCGCCTGCTGCCCGACTACAGCGCGAAGCTGCCGGGCGTGCTCGACAAGTACCCGCCCAATGTGCGCGCGATGCAGGATCTCTCGAAGGGGTACGGACTGACGGTGACTTTCATGCCCGCCGGTCCGCTCGTGGAGTACAACCCGGCGAAGGTGACGCAGCCGCCGAAGACGCCCGCCGAACTGCTGGCCTGGTGCAAGGCGAACCCGGGCAAGCTGATATACGCGCGCCCGGCCAATTCGGGCCCGGGGCGCACGTTCCTGATGGGGCTGCCGTATCTGCTCGGTGACAAGGACCCGCACGATCCGATCAAGGGCTGGGACAAGACCTGGGCGTTCCTGAAGGAGCTCGATTCGTGCATTCCGTACTATCCGGGCGGCACCTCGGCGGTGATGAAGGAACTGGGCGAGGGCAGCCGCGACATGACGCTGACCGTCACGGGCTGGGACATCAATCCGCGCGCGCTGGGTATCGTGCCGGCGAGCTTCCGGGTGCAGGCATTCGACAAGCTCACGTGGGTCAACGACGCGCACTACATGGTGGTTCCGAAGGGCGTGTCGAAAGAGAAGATGGAGGTCATTCTCAAGCTCATCAACTTCATGCTCGAACCGGCCCAGCAGGCGCTGACGTATGACGATGGCTACTTCTATCCGGGTCCTGCGGTGAAGGACGTGCCGCTCTCGGCCGCCCCGGCGAAGAGCCAGGAAGTGATCGCGAAGTACGGCCGTCCGGAGTACGCGAAGCTCATTGCCGACTACCCGCACGCCGTGCCGCTCGACGCGACGGCGATGGTCGCGGCGTTCCAGAAGTGGGATGCCGAGATCGGTGCACTGAAATCGAAGTGA
- a CDS encoding anti-sigma factor family protein, whose translation MNEDDIRLLAYVDEALSAEARADVEAAIAASPVLADVVASLRASRLPYRATFAAQVMPPVPERLSAGLDALLREHAQRQTSAARTEAASELPASGKHDDTRRTPAANEPRGGRRVRAWWLGAAFAAGVAATVVALPIVSGVLSRPGENAGAGPMTTAAVDAPPKSPQGVTWVRAAADYQQLYVRDTVADLPVEARDVEQTVRDIRQSDSLDIRVPDLTAQGLSFKRVQRLRWQDRALVQMVYLPHVGDPIALCVVRDGRADQGVAEQTIDGMGVVTWRKGKLGYALIGAPGSSVDLKAVAKALAEGAVAPLYGLALPPDGTDGTRSQASS comes from the coding sequence ATGAACGAAGACGATATCCGCCTGCTCGCGTACGTCGACGAAGCGCTGTCCGCCGAAGCGCGAGCCGACGTGGAGGCGGCCATCGCGGCGTCTCCGGTGCTCGCTGACGTGGTGGCGTCGCTGCGCGCGTCGCGCCTGCCATATCGGGCGACGTTCGCGGCGCAAGTGATGCCGCCGGTGCCGGAACGGCTGAGCGCCGGGCTCGACGCGTTGTTGCGTGAGCATGCGCAGCGCCAGACGTCCGCGGCCCGGACGGAGGCGGCGAGCGAGCTGCCCGCGAGCGGAAAGCACGATGACACGCGGCGAACGCCCGCGGCCAACGAGCCTCGAGGGGGCCGGCGGGTACGCGCGTGGTGGTTGGGCGCTGCGTTTGCGGCCGGCGTGGCGGCCACCGTGGTCGCGTTGCCGATCGTCTCCGGCGTGCTGTCGCGACCTGGCGAAAATGCCGGTGCCGGTCCGATGACCACGGCCGCCGTTGACGCACCGCCGAAATCGCCGCAGGGCGTGACATGGGTGCGTGCGGCGGCCGACTATCAGCAGCTGTACGTGCGCGACACCGTTGCCGACTTGCCGGTGGAGGCGCGCGATGTCGAGCAGACGGTGCGAGACATCCGCCAGAGCGACAGCCTCGACATCCGCGTGCCCGACCTGACCGCGCAGGGGCTCTCGTTCAAGCGCGTGCAGCGCCTTCGCTGGCAGGATCGGGCGCTGGTGCAGATGGTCTATCTGCCGCACGTCGGCGATCCGATCGCCTTGTGCGTGGTGCGTGACGGGCGTGCGGATCAGGGCGTGGCCGAGCAGACGATCGACGGCATGGGCGTGGTGACGTGGCGCAAGGGCAAGCTCGGTTACGCGCTCATCGGCGCGCCGGGCAGTTCGGTCGATCTGAAGGCGGTGGCAAAGGCGCTCGCCGAAGGGGCCGTGGCGCCGTTGTACGGTCTGGCGCTGCCGCCCGATGGCACCGACGGGACCCGGTCGCAGGCGTCCTCGTAA
- a CDS encoding COG4315 family predicted lipoprotein — translation MNQRQSMSAVLSALVAAAGLLGAVAAHAEAPLKAMSGMLVDGKNHTVYTFDKDVAGSGKSACNGPCAEAWPPVMAPAGAKAEGDYTIVTRDDGTKQWAYKGKPVYLFSKDTAPGEMKGDGFKDVWHVVKP, via the coding sequence ATGAACCAACGTCAATCGATGTCCGCCGTCCTGTCCGCGCTTGTGGCCGCCGCCGGCCTTCTCGGGGCCGTCGCGGCCCACGCCGAGGCCCCGCTCAAGGCAATGAGCGGCATGCTGGTCGACGGCAAGAACCACACTGTCTACACCTTCGACAAGGATGTGGCAGGCAGTGGCAAGAGCGCCTGCAACGGCCCGTGCGCCGAGGCCTGGCCGCCGGTGATGGCACCCGCCGGCGCGAAGGCCGAGGGCGACTACACCATCGTCACGCGCGACGACGGCACGAAGCAGTGGGCCTATAAGGGCAAGCCCGTTTACTTGTTCAGCAAGGACACCGCGCCCGGCGAGATGAAGGGGGACGGCTTCAAGGACGTGTGGCACGTCGTCAAGCCCTGA
- a CDS encoding glucarate dehydratase family protein has protein sequence MKIQRITITPIAFRDPPLLNAAGIHEPYALRSIIEIETDNGHVGLGETYGDAPMLALLENARESLIGMDPFNTNGLRERVAAVVRQGVRGERVEYELAPGTDPRKDAEKLYSAFEVPFLDLQARHLGVPLVELLGGAVRDEVQYSAYLFFKYAQHIDAPYASDPWGETLNAEQLVAQARTMIDTYGFGSIKLKAGVLEPAEEVKCLKALKRAFPDKPLRIDPNGNWSLATAIAMGRELAGDLEYYEDPTPTLEGMAQLHRETGMPLATNMVVTDLRQFRENVRLNGAQIILSDHHYWGGLRDTQTLARMCETFDLGLSMHSNSHLGISLMAMTHLAASVPRLSYACDTHYPWQAPDEEVVRGGKIAIRNGAVALTRAPGLGLEIDPDQLARLHEQYLRCGLRTRNDAVQMRKYRPDWSGKAPRF, from the coding sequence GTGAAAATCCAACGCATCACGATCACCCCGATCGCTTTTCGCGATCCGCCGCTGCTCAACGCGGCGGGCATTCACGAGCCGTACGCGCTTCGCTCCATCATCGAAATCGAGACCGACAACGGGCATGTCGGATTGGGCGAAACCTATGGCGACGCGCCGATGCTGGCGCTGCTCGAGAACGCTCGCGAGAGCCTGATCGGCATGGACCCGTTCAACACCAACGGCCTGCGCGAGCGGGTCGCGGCAGTGGTTCGCCAGGGTGTGCGCGGCGAGCGCGTGGAGTACGAACTCGCGCCTGGCACCGATCCGCGCAAGGACGCCGAGAAGCTTTACTCCGCCTTCGAGGTCCCCTTTCTCGATTTGCAGGCACGTCACCTTGGTGTTCCGCTGGTCGAACTGCTCGGTGGCGCCGTGCGCGACGAGGTGCAATACAGCGCCTATCTGTTCTTCAAGTACGCGCAGCACATCGACGCGCCTTATGCGTCCGATCCGTGGGGCGAGACGCTGAACGCCGAACAACTCGTCGCGCAGGCGCGCACGATGATCGACACCTACGGTTTCGGCAGCATCAAGCTCAAGGCCGGCGTACTCGAACCCGCCGAGGAAGTGAAATGCCTCAAGGCGCTCAAGCGCGCCTTCCCCGACAAGCCGTTGCGCATCGACCCGAACGGCAACTGGTCGCTCGCCACCGCGATTGCGATGGGGCGTGAACTCGCGGGCGACCTCGAGTATTACGAAGACCCGACCCCGACACTCGAGGGCATGGCGCAGCTGCATCGCGAGACCGGCATGCCGCTCGCCACGAACATGGTCGTGACCGATCTGCGCCAGTTCCGCGAGAACGTCCGCCTGAACGGCGCGCAGATCATTCTCTCCGACCACCACTACTGGGGCGGTCTGCGCGACACGCAGACGCTGGCGCGGATGTGCGAGACGTTCGACCTCGGCCTGTCGATGCACTCCAACTCGCATCTCGGCATCAGCCTGATGGCCATGACCCACCTGGCCGCGAGCGTGCCGCGCCTGTCCTACGCCTGCGACACCCACTACCCATGGCAGGCCCCCGACGAGGAGGTCGTGCGCGGCGGAAAGATCGCCATTCGCAACGGCGCGGTCGCCCTCACGCGGGCGCCCGGGCTCGGCCTCGAAATCGACCCGGACCAGTTGGCCAGGCTGCACGAGCAGTACCTGCGCTGCGGCTTGCGCACGCGCAACGACGCGGTCCAGATGCGCAAGTACCGCCCCGACTGGAGCGGCAAGGCACCCCGTTTTTAG